The Chryseobacterium suipulveris genome window below encodes:
- the cas1 gene encoding type II CRISPR-associated endonuclease Cas1, with protein MLFRSIYIGNPAYLKLKDHQMKILCPETKTEKGSVPVEDLGLLMLDNFQITVSHQLIQKMMANNVVVISCDEQHMPKGQMLPIFGHTEHSERVKYQLEASEPLKKQLWKQTVESKISNQIKVLERLDNYAEPMYDYLKNVKSGDMTNMEGIAAQHYWKYLISPDFLRGRYGDSPNHIFNFGYIVLRSIVARSIVETGLLPVLGIFHKNKYNPYCLADDLMEPYRPYVDLMVMQWLKANPDAEELTKELKAYLITIATKDTRIDNVNRPLLVAVKSTVSSLYRCYAGEKRQISYPELL; from the coding sequence ATGCTCTTCCGCTCCATCTACATTGGTAATCCTGCCTATCTGAAACTGAAAGACCATCAGATGAAAATTCTGTGTCCGGAAACCAAAACTGAAAAAGGAAGTGTTCCGGTAGAAGATTTGGGTTTGCTGATGCTTGACAATTTTCAGATTACGGTTTCGCACCAACTGATTCAGAAAATGATGGCAAATAATGTGGTAGTCATCAGTTGCGACGAACAGCATATGCCGAAAGGGCAAATGCTGCCGATTTTCGGTCATACCGAACATTCTGAAAGGGTAAAATACCAACTGGAAGCAAGTGAACCTTTAAAAAAACAATTATGGAAACAAACAGTAGAATCCAAAATTTCCAATCAGATAAAAGTTCTAGAACGATTGGATAATTACGCTGAACCCATGTATGATTATTTGAAGAATGTAAAATCTGGTGACATGACCAATATGGAAGGAATTGCGGCGCAACACTATTGGAAGTATTTGATCAGTCCTGATTTTCTTCGTGGCAGATATGGTGATAGTCCAAATCATATTTTCAATTTCGGATATATTGTCCTACGAAGTATTGTTGCCCGATCCATTGTAGAAACCGGTTTGCTTCCGGTTCTAGGGATTTTTCACAAAAACAAGTACAATCCCTATTGCCTTGCTGATGATTTGATGGAACCTTACCGTCCGTATGTCGATTTAATGGTGATGCAGTGGTTGAAAGCAAACCCCGACGCAGAAGAATTAACCAAAGAACTGAAAGCATATCTGATTACTATTGCAACAAAAGATACGAGAATTGATAATGTAAATCGACCTTTACTGGTTGCCGTGAAAAGCACCGTTTCATCTCTTTACAGATGTTATGCCGGTGAAAAAAGACAGATTTCGTATCCAGAATTACTATGA
- the cas9 gene encoding type II CRISPR RNA-guided endonuclease Cas9 (Cas9, originally named Csn1, is the large, multifunctional signature protein of type II CRISPR/Cas systems. It is well known even to general audiences because its RNA-guided endonuclease activity has made it a popular tool for custom editing of eukaryotic genomes.), with translation MDNTLGIDLGTNSIGMTLRHENSFKWYGVYTFRKGVGDGKSGEFSLAAERTKNRSSRRLYNARRYRKWATLEVLIKNDLCPLPIEDLKKWKHYDKGVGRKFPVNNEKFNQWIKLDFNFDGVPDHSSPYQLRREVITEKLDLTNQENRYKIGRALYHISQRRGFKSSRKIGTNEKTAVYKGSKETGTIGRNVYEDLIEKNGSLGAAFAKLEDEGIRIRNRYTLRSDYYKEVEKILTFQEISDENLIQAILKAIFFQRPLRSQKGLIGKCTMEPNKPRCPISHPNFEEYRAWSFVNNIKYKETEEDDFQPLPLPLKENLIKEKLFLKKNNVDFLQLRKFICKDERKNWILNYSKRMDKVSASTCPVSTHLQAAFGENWREIQIKSNRIRKDNGNNVFYNIEDIWHILFSFEDEEYFEEFLLTSLELEENQISVLLKLWKNFPVGYANLSLKAINNILLFLKKGIIYSEAVFLAKIPEMIGKQLFEDNSEELISKFEEIIDRVKYQKSIINITNSLIATYKGQEIDEQHARKDFTYRLSEYDQKDVLKTLEEYYGKKTWGSINETEKQNVIKDVAAEYQEFFNDTKRDYRKQPKLVEAFYNFLIDNFSLNEKQLKRLYHPSMIDIYPSEDDQVLLKSPKTRAFKNPMAYKTLHKLRHVINHLIEKGLIDNETRIVLEVARELNDKNKRAAIEDYQRERERENLEYAAAISELINDPDFSGNANPNSLTDREKFRMWSEQTNVCEDELNEIFKADSSVKKYRLWKEQNAICLYTGRFISLTDLFNENIIDFEHTIPRSLSFDNSLANLTVCYADYNRNVKKNRIPTQLPNYSESFVGYQAIEPRLENWKKKIESLENQIETQVIKSKTAQDKETKDNAIRRRHYLKMHLDYWLNKLDRFTREDVPTGFRNSQLVDTQLISKYAYHYLKTVFNQVDVIKGSTTAEFRKIFGIQPSDEKKDRSNHYHHAIDAAVLTLLPSSARRKDILEKKYEYEEKYKNKSYHEKPFENFDYWMIEKIKREILINNMNDQDKVLAPVIKRVRTRGKIEYLRDKDGQLIKDGDDKRIPKIKTGDAVRGQLHLDTFYGKIKIAAKDENGSLLRDENREVLYNQVDGNDEIWMVIRKPIESVNFDSDVIVDQMLSEHLKKQLNSGVKTNELVDFNNKVVRRLRCRTKKARGFLNPDNVTIVKEQTYKSKKDYKNYYYADSGDNYMFGLYENEYGRKIIPVNVFEATQFSNNQNEETKADIFKIKEPVLIGKGNHQKPADLKHIFMPGQKVIFFVESKEELKELYIDDKEEFSKRLYYVKTLADANTQRILFQHHMEARNNEQLAEDFPKKEFGTKGKDGFSRFSADFLAPRLLLTPSNFNFLVEEIDFEMDVTGQVNWRF, from the coding sequence ATGGACAATACTTTAGGAATTGATTTAGGTACGAACTCAATTGGAATGACTCTGAGACATGAGAATTCTTTTAAGTGGTACGGGGTTTATACTTTTAGAAAAGGCGTAGGTGATGGAAAATCTGGCGAATTTTCTTTAGCAGCTGAGAGAACTAAAAACAGATCGTCAAGAAGATTATATAACGCCAGAAGATATAGGAAATGGGCAACATTAGAAGTATTAATTAAGAATGATTTATGTCCGCTTCCTATTGAGGATTTGAAAAAATGGAAGCATTACGATAAAGGAGTCGGTAGAAAATTTCCTGTAAATAATGAAAAATTCAATCAATGGATAAAACTGGATTTTAATTTTGATGGTGTTCCGGATCATTCAAGTCCATATCAGCTCAGAAGAGAGGTAATAACCGAAAAATTAGATTTAACAAACCAGGAAAATAGATATAAAATTGGGCGTGCACTATATCATATTTCGCAAAGAAGAGGTTTTAAGAGCAGCCGTAAAATTGGAACGAATGAAAAGACAGCTGTTTATAAAGGAAGTAAAGAAACTGGTACAATTGGAAGAAATGTATATGAAGATCTGATAGAAAAAAACGGGAGTTTAGGAGCAGCTTTTGCTAAATTAGAAGATGAAGGAATTAGAATTAGAAATAGATATACCTTGCGCTCAGACTATTATAAGGAAGTTGAAAAAATATTGACATTTCAGGAAATTTCTGATGAAAATCTGATTCAGGCAATACTCAAAGCCATCTTTTTTCAAAGACCATTACGCTCGCAAAAAGGTTTAATCGGAAAATGTACGATGGAACCGAATAAACCACGTTGTCCAATAAGTCATCCAAATTTTGAAGAATACCGAGCATGGTCATTTGTGAACAATATAAAATATAAAGAAACTGAAGAAGATGACTTTCAACCGTTACCGCTTCCATTAAAAGAGAATTTGATTAAAGAGAAATTATTTCTTAAAAAGAATAATGTTGATTTTTTACAGTTACGAAAGTTCATCTGTAAAGATGAGAGGAAAAACTGGATTTTAAATTATTCCAAAAGGATGGACAAGGTTTCCGCTTCAACCTGTCCTGTTTCTACACATTTACAAGCTGCATTTGGAGAAAACTGGAGAGAAATTCAGATTAAATCGAATCGGATAAGAAAGGACAATGGAAACAACGTATTTTATAATATCGAAGATATCTGGCACATTCTGTTTTCTTTTGAAGATGAAGAATATTTTGAAGAATTTCTTTTAACTAGCTTAGAATTAGAAGAAAACCAAATCTCTGTATTACTCAAACTATGGAAAAATTTTCCAGTCGGTTATGCTAATTTGAGCTTAAAAGCAATCAATAATATCCTGCTATTTTTGAAAAAAGGAATTATCTATAGTGAAGCAGTATTTCTTGCAAAGATTCCGGAAATGATTGGTAAACAATTATTTGAAGATAATTCTGAAGAATTGATTTCCAAGTTCGAAGAAATTATTGACAGGGTTAAGTATCAAAAATCAATAATAAATATTACCAATTCATTAATTGCAACTTATAAAGGGCAAGAAATTGACGAGCAGCACGCAAGGAAAGATTTTACCTATCGATTGAGTGAGTATGATCAAAAAGATGTACTCAAAACTCTTGAAGAATATTATGGGAAAAAGACTTGGGGAAGTATAAATGAAACTGAAAAACAAAATGTAATAAAAGATGTAGCAGCCGAGTATCAGGAATTTTTTAATGATACAAAAAGAGACTACCGCAAACAGCCTAAATTGGTTGAGGCTTTTTACAACTTCTTAATTGATAATTTTAGTCTAAATGAAAAACAATTAAAAAGATTGTATCATCCCTCAATGATTGATATCTATCCAAGTGAAGACGATCAAGTTCTCTTAAAATCTCCGAAAACCAGGGCGTTTAAAAATCCAATGGCTTATAAAACACTCCATAAATTGCGTCACGTAATTAATCATTTAATAGAGAAGGGATTAATTGATAATGAAACTCGAATTGTTTTAGAAGTTGCCAGAGAATTAAATGATAAAAATAAGAGAGCGGCTATTGAGGATTATCAAAGAGAAAGAGAAAGGGAAAATTTGGAATATGCGGCGGCAATTTCTGAATTGATCAATGATCCTGATTTCTCGGGAAATGCAAATCCAAACAGCTTAACTGACCGTGAGAAGTTCAGAATGTGGTCAGAGCAAACAAATGTATGTGAAGATGAATTAAATGAAATATTTAAAGCCGATAGTTCTGTTAAAAAATACCGTTTGTGGAAGGAACAAAATGCCATTTGTCTCTACACAGGGCGTTTTATAAGTTTAACTGATTTATTTAATGAAAATATCATTGACTTTGAACACACTATTCCGCGAAGTCTATCTTTTGATAATTCTCTGGCAAACTTAACTGTCTGCTATGCGGATTATAACAGAAATGTAAAAAAGAATCGAATACCGACGCAATTACCAAATTACTCTGAGAGTTTTGTAGGATATCAGGCGATTGAGCCAAGATTAGAAAATTGGAAGAAGAAGATTGAATCCTTAGAGAATCAAATTGAAACTCAAGTTATTAAATCAAAAACGGCACAAGATAAAGAAACAAAAGACAATGCAATCAGAAGAAGACATTATTTAAAAATGCATTTGGATTATTGGCTAAACAAATTGGACAGGTTTACACGCGAGGATGTGCCGACCGGTTTTAGAAACAGCCAACTTGTGGACACTCAACTAATTTCTAAATATGCATATCATTATTTAAAAACTGTTTTCAACCAAGTAGATGTTATAAAGGGTTCCACCACAGCAGAGTTTAGGAAAATATTTGGGATTCAGCCATCAGATGAGAAAAAAGATCGGTCAAATCACTATCATCATGCTATTGATGCGGCAGTTCTTACTTTGTTGCCATCAAGTGCACGAAGAAAAGATATTCTTGAAAAGAAATATGAGTATGAAGAAAAATATAAAAATAAGTCTTATCACGAAAAACCCTTTGAAAACTTTGATTATTGGATGATTGAAAAAATTAAGAGAGAGATTTTAATCAATAATATGAATGATCAGGATAAAGTGCTTGCACCAGTAATTAAGCGAGTTCGTACTAGAGGGAAAATAGAATATTTGAGAGATAAAGATGGTCAGTTAATAAAAGACGGTGACGACAAAAGAATTCCCAAAATAAAGACAGGTGATGCAGTTCGTGGTCAGTTACATTTAGACACATTTTATGGTAAAATAAAGATCGCTGCTAAAGATGAAAACGGAAGTTTATTGAGAGATGAAAATAGGGAAGTTTTATATAATCAAGTAGATGGAAATGATGAAATCTGGATGGTAATTCGTAAACCAATTGAGTCAGTCAACTTTGATTCTGATGTTATTGTAGACCAAATGCTTTCAGAGCATTTGAAAAAGCAATTGAATTCTGGAGTAAAGACTAATGAATTAGTTGACTTCAATAATAAGGTGGTTCGCAGACTTAGATGTAGAACAAAAAAGGCCAGAGGTTTTTTAAATCCTGATAATGTAACTATTGTTAAGGAGCAAACCTATAAATCAAAAAAGGACTACAAGAATTACTACTATGCGGATTCCGGAGACAATTATATGTTTGGTTTATATGAAAATGAATATGGAAGAAAAATTATTCCAGTGAATGTTTTTGAAGCCACACAGTTTTCGAATAATCAGAATGAAGAAACGAAAGCGGATATTTTTAAGATCAAAGAACCTGTTTTAATCGGAAAAGGAAATCACCAAAAGCCCGCGGACCTAAAGCATATTTTTATGCCAGGACAAAAAGTAATTTTCTTTGTAGAATCAAAAGAGGAGTTAAAAGAACTATATATAGATGACAAAGAAGAATTTTCAAAAAGATTGTATTATGTTAAGACTTTGGCAGATGCTAATACCCAAAGAATATTGTTTCAGCATCATATGGAGGCAAGAAACAACGAACAATTAGCAGAGGATTTTCCTAAGAAAGAATTTGGAACAAAAGGGAAAGATGGTTTTTCAAGATTTTCAGCAGATTTTCTTGCACCACGACTGCTTTTAACACCGAGTAATTTTAATTTCTTAGTTGAAGAAATTGATTTTGAAATGGATGTGACTGGTCAAGTAAACTGGAGATTTTAG
- a CDS encoding IS256 family transposase, variant Zn-binding type: MDTISWGKQKGKRRFKCKNCGIYFTLENKSVSLKNKEIWFRKWIIGRQTYEQISIESGYSISTLQRYFNLMLAKAPQLSYSQNKEVYLLIDATYFSNEICLVVFRDDVFKQTQLYRITDGEHFEELREDLQNILDLGVKIGGITCDGDKSLIKAIRKVCPKVPMQRCLVHIQRMCKIWLSAHPKTRAGFELREIACKLHFIDCESKKQYWIRELVDWFEQHKEFINEKSYNEETGRYWYTHKMVRRSFSVIKKALPNMFTFLQNPKIPKTTNGLESFFGHLKGNLNIHRGLTKSRRKKFIQWYLFYKNQK; the protein is encoded by the coding sequence TTGGATACCATTTCGTGGGGAAAACAGAAAGGCAAGAGGCGGTTCAAGTGTAAGAACTGCGGGATTTACTTTACGCTTGAAAACAAATCCGTAAGTTTAAAAAATAAAGAGATTTGGTTCAGGAAGTGGATCATAGGTCGACAAACTTACGAGCAGATTTCAATTGAATCCGGATATTCGATCAGTACGCTCCAACGATATTTTAACCTTATGCTGGCAAAGGCTCCACAGCTGAGTTACAGTCAGAACAAGGAAGTCTATCTTTTGATTGACGCCACATATTTTTCCAATGAAATCTGTCTTGTCGTTTTTAGGGACGATGTCTTCAAACAAACCCAGCTTTACAGAATAACCGATGGCGAACACTTTGAAGAACTTAGGGAAGATCTTCAAAATATTCTTGATTTGGGTGTAAAAATTGGTGGGATTACGTGCGACGGAGATAAATCCCTGATTAAGGCTATTAGAAAGGTATGCCCGAAAGTTCCGATGCAGAGATGCCTGGTGCATATCCAGAGAATGTGCAAGATATGGCTTTCCGCACATCCTAAAACAAGAGCAGGTTTCGAACTTAGAGAGATCGCGTGTAAACTTCACTTTATCGACTGCGAGTCAAAAAAGCAATATTGGATACGGGAGCTTGTGGATTGGTTCGAGCAGCACAAAGAGTTTATCAATGAAAAATCTTACAATGAGGAAACAGGAAGGTATTGGTATACTCACAAGATGGTGAGGCGAAGTTTTTCAGTGATCAAAAAGGCGCTTCCAAATATGTTCACCTTTCTACAGAATCCTAAGATACCGAAAACCACCAATGGTCTGGAATCCTTCTTCGGACATCTGAAAGGCAATCTGAATATTCATAGAGGACTTACTAAAAGTAGGCGCAAAAAATTCATTCAATGGTATCTTTTCTATAAAAACCAGAAGTGA
- a CDS encoding DUF6266 family protein has protein sequence MGTITKGILGGFSGTVGTVVGANWRGKDIIRSRPKKSSKEPTEAQIQQQLKFRLVMKFLTPVSAIPKMYFGSNAGARSRLNLACSYTIREAVVLNAGIPELVFNKVIFTKGELPGFQNFSVTPKAGGELEFGWTDNSAQAYAKATDCFETLVYCDELEEFQTFDNNEQRDAATASQILPERFRGKPVHLYCFFRNADRSKASNSLYAGEVMVLP, from the coding sequence ATGGGCACAATAACAAAGGGAATCCTCGGTGGATTCAGTGGTACGGTAGGTACCGTAGTGGGCGCAAACTGGCGCGGAAAAGACATTATCCGAAGCCGACCGAAAAAGTCAAGTAAAGAGCCGACCGAAGCTCAGATCCAGCAGCAGCTGAAATTCCGGCTGGTCATGAAATTCCTCACTCCAGTGAGCGCAATCCCAAAAATGTATTTCGGAAGCAACGCCGGCGCAAGGTCGCGCCTGAACCTCGCCTGCTCCTACACGATCAGGGAAGCGGTGGTGCTCAATGCCGGAATCCCGGAACTGGTGTTCAACAAGGTGATCTTTACCAAGGGCGAACTCCCCGGTTTCCAAAACTTCAGCGTGACCCCGAAAGCAGGTGGCGAACTGGAATTCGGCTGGACCGACAATTCTGCACAAGCGTATGCCAAAGCAACCGACTGTTTCGAAACGCTCGTGTACTGCGACGAGTTGGAAGAGTTCCAAACATTTGACAACAATGAGCAGAGAGATGCCGCCACTGCAAGCCAAATCCTCCCGGAACGGTTCCGCGGAAAACCTGTGCATCTGTACTGCTTCTTCAGGAATGCTGACCGCAGCAAGGCATCCAACTCCCTGTATGCGGGCGAAGTGATGGTACTGCCGTAG
- a CDS encoding anhydro-N-acetylmuramic acid kinase codes for MTFHAIGLMSGTSVDGLDICYTSFEKSDNGKWSFQILNAETVPYSQIWEQKLRDSIHFGAEELLALHSEYGFYLGEKTNEYIRKYGLTKIDVIASHGHTVFHQPKNKFTLQIGDGRAIKIINQIPVCYDFRSQDVLMGGNGAPLVPIGDELLFSYFDACLNIGGFSNISFKKNDRRIAFDICPVNIVLNHYSKILGKDYDDNGDFARKGKINEGVLSNLNQLDYYRQEPPKSLGAEWVNENITPLLSHEKPENILATFTEHAAVQIAETFNQNRFGKVLFTGGGTYNSYLIEKIRTKTKTEIIIPDELTINYKEALIFALIGVLRLQNDNNVLASATGSPEDHCSGILI; via the coding sequence ATGACTTTTCATGCGATCGGCTTAATGTCGGGGACGAGTGTCGATGGACTCGATATTTGTTACACTTCATTTGAAAAAAGTGACAATGGAAAATGGAGTTTTCAAATCCTGAATGCCGAAACGGTACCCTACTCTCAGATTTGGGAGCAGAAACTCCGAGACTCGATCCATTTCGGTGCTGAAGAACTTCTCGCCCTCCATTCGGAATACGGATTTTATTTAGGGGAAAAGACGAATGAATACATCAGAAAATACGGCTTAACCAAAATCGATGTGATCGCTTCACACGGACATACGGTTTTTCACCAGCCAAAAAACAAATTTACCTTGCAGATCGGCGACGGAAGAGCCATCAAAATCATCAACCAAATTCCTGTTTGCTATGACTTCCGAAGTCAGGATGTACTGATGGGTGGAAACGGCGCTCCACTGGTGCCTATTGGCGACGAACTTCTTTTTTCTTATTTCGACGCCTGTCTGAACATCGGTGGTTTCTCCAATATTTCCTTCAAAAAAAATGACAGAAGAATTGCTTTCGATATTTGTCCTGTGAACATCGTGCTCAACCATTACAGCAAAATCCTTGGCAAAGATTACGACGACAACGGCGATTTTGCGAGAAAAGGAAAAATTAATGAGGGAGTCTTAAGTAATTTGAACCAGCTGGATTATTATCGCCAGGAACCTCCAAAATCACTGGGAGCTGAATGGGTAAACGAAAATATCACTCCCCTTTTAAGTCACGAAAAGCCCGAAAATATTTTGGCCACCTTCACCGAACACGCCGCCGTTCAGATTGCAGAAACATTTAACCAAAACCGGTTCGGCAAAGTACTTTTTACCGGAGGCGGAACTTATAATTCCTACCTCATCGAGAAAATCAGAACCAAAACCAAAACCGAGATTATCATTCCCGATGAGCTCACCATTAATTATAAGGAAGCGTTGATCTTTGCACTCATAGGCGTTTTAAGACTGCAAAATGACAACAATGTTTTAGCTTCCGCAACCGGAAGTCCAGAAGACCATTGCTCCGGAATCCTTATTTAA
- a CDS encoding alpha-ketoacid dehydrogenase subunit alpha/beta, giving the protein MELDTQLQVSEEILLKAFNHMMLAKAMADIYEENRQITKYVHSTSRGHEAIQLAAAYQLTKDDWVSPYYRDESLLMGIGFEPYRLMLQLLAKADDPFSGGRSYYSHPSSREEDKPKIIHQSSATGMQAIPTTGVAQGIKYLQEFKLQEFDNNPVVVCSMGDNSVTEGEVSEAFQFAALHQLPVIFLVQDNEWGISATKEEARTSDAYDYAAGFVGLNRMRVDGTDFVDSFTAMKKAVDFVRTERKPMLVCAKTVLIGHHTSGVRREFYRDEADLEKHRAKDPGNLLRARLLDDGIDEDLLKQIEKKARLEAEQAFQKAIAAEGPKPETVEEFVFAPTPITEETGTRVPAEATEKIVMVDAAIHAIQEIMWKHPEALLYGQDVGERIGGVFRETVTLGAKFGNKRVFNTAIQEAYIIGSTVGMSAVGLKPIVEVQFADYIYPGINQLITEISKSSYLSRGKFPVSNIIRVPTGAYGGGGPYHSGSVESILANIKGIKIAYPSNAADFKGLLKAAYYDPNPVVMLEHKGLYWSKVPGTEDAKTIEPAEDYILAFGKGNVILEADKTETEKGRTLVIVTYGMGVYWAKEAAKSFEGRVEIIDLRTLIPLDEELVFESVKRHGKCIVLTEEQLQNSFAEAIAHRISRNCFRYLDLPVETMGALNLPAVPINLVLEKEMLPNAEKLAAKIGEMFRS; this is encoded by the coding sequence ATGGAATTGGACACTCAACTACAGGTTTCGGAAGAAATCCTACTGAAAGCTTTCAACCACATGATGCTGGCGAAAGCGATGGCTGATATTTATGAGGAAAACAGGCAGATTACCAAGTATGTGCACAGCACTTCGCGCGGTCACGAAGCGATTCAGCTCGCTGCGGCTTATCAGCTGACCAAAGACGACTGGGTTTCGCCATACTACCGAGACGAAAGTTTGCTGATGGGAATCGGTTTCGAGCCGTACCGACTGATGCTGCAGCTCCTCGCCAAAGCCGACGATCCATTTTCCGGCGGTCGCTCCTACTATTCGCATCCATCAAGCCGCGAAGAAGACAAACCGAAGATCATCCACCAAAGTTCCGCCACAGGAATGCAGGCAATTCCTACGACGGGAGTTGCGCAGGGAATCAAGTATCTGCAGGAATTTAAACTGCAGGAATTTGATAACAATCCGGTCGTGGTTTGCTCAATGGGCGACAATTCCGTAACCGAGGGCGAAGTTTCCGAAGCATTCCAGTTTGCCGCGCTTCATCAGTTGCCGGTGATTTTTCTGGTTCAGGATAATGAATGGGGAATCTCCGCGACCAAAGAGGAAGCCAGAACTTCCGATGCTTACGATTATGCGGCTGGATTTGTAGGATTGAACAGAATGAGAGTTGACGGAACCGACTTTGTAGATAGTTTCACCGCGATGAAAAAAGCAGTAGATTTTGTACGAACCGAAAGAAAACCGATGTTGGTTTGCGCAAAAACCGTATTGATTGGCCATCATACTTCAGGCGTTCGCAGGGAATTCTATCGCGACGAAGCCGACCTTGAAAAACACCGCGCCAAAGATCCTGGAAATTTGCTGAGAGCACGACTCCTTGATGACGGTATCGACGAAGACCTCCTCAAACAAATCGAAAAGAAAGCCCGACTGGAGGCAGAACAGGCATTCCAAAAAGCAATAGCCGCGGAAGGTCCTAAACCAGAAACAGTCGAGGAATTTGTATTCGCTCCCACTCCCATCACCGAAGAAACCGGAACGAGAGTTCCCGCAGAAGCCACCGAAAAAATCGTGATGGTCGATGCGGCGATCCACGCCATCCAGGAAATTATGTGGAAACATCCTGAAGCGCTGCTTTACGGACAGGATGTGGGCGAAAGAATCGGCGGCGTATTCAGAGAAACCGTGACACTCGGTGCAAAATTCGGAAACAAACGAGTGTTCAATACCGCGATTCAGGAAGCGTACATCATTGGTTCCACGGTGGGAATGAGCGCGGTCGGACTTAAACCGATTGTCGAGGTACAGTTTGCAGACTACATCTACCCCGGAATCAACCAACTGATTACGGAGATTTCAAAGTCAAGTTACCTGAGCCGCGGCAAATTCCCGGTTTCGAATATTATCCGTGTTCCGACCGGAGCTTACGGAGGAGGCGGCCCTTATCACAGCGGTAGTGTGGAAAGCATTTTGGCCAATATTAAAGGAATAAAAATCGCTTATCCGAGCAATGCGGCAGATTTTAAAGGTTTGCTTAAGGCAGCTTATTACGATCCGAATCCGGTAGTGATGCTCGAACATAAAGGACTTTACTGGAGCAAAGTTCCAGGTACGGAAGACGCAAAAACCATTGAACCCGCAGAAGACTACATCCTTGCTTTTGGAAAAGGAAATGTAATTCTGGAAGCCGACAAAACCGAGACTGAAAAAGGCAGAACTCTGGTTATCGTCACCTACGGAATGGGAGTTTACTGGGCAAAAGAAGCCGCGAAATCCTTTGAGGGAAGAGTTGAAATCATCGATTTGAGGACACTGATTCCTTTGGATGAGGAGCTGGTTTTCGAAAGCGTCAAACGCCACGGAAAATGCATCGTACTCACCGAGGAGCAGCTTCAAAATTCTTTTGCGGAGGCGATTGCTCACAGAATTTCGAGAAATTGCTTCCGTTATCTGGATCTTCCTGTAGAAACGATGGGTGCGCTGAATTTACCGGCGGTACCAATCAACCTTGTTTTGGAAAAAGAAATGCTTCCGAATGCCGAGAAATTGGCGGCTAAGATTGGGGAAATGTTTAGGAGTTGA
- a CDS encoding helix-turn-helix domain-containing protein, which yields MEEVGNSNFYITLKKNILLLLQIQVFSPGIYPSQLLIFVSISIKSITMKTSAHHQNHEVYEALLVILSDLAKAMNQKKQTRELYYDNADMMKLFKTSASTLYRLRKNKQVTFFKLGKKIHYPAEEISRIFGDQSDR from the coding sequence TTGGAGGAAGTAGGAAATTCCAATTTCTATATCACTCTTAAAAAAAATATTTTACTGCTTTTGCAAATTCAGGTCTTTTCACCCGGAATTTATCCGTCACAATTATTGATATTTGTCTCAATATCTATTAAATCCATTACCATGAAAACCTCAGCACACCACCAGAACCACGAAGTTTATGAAGCGCTATTGGTGATCCTAAGCGATCTGGCCAAAGCGATGAACCAGAAAAAGCAAACTAGGGAGCTGTATTACGATAATGCCGACATGATGAAGCTTTTTAAGACCAGCGCCAGTACGCTTTATCGCTTACGCAAAAACAAGCAGGTCACGTTTTTTAAGTTGGGTAAAAAGATTCATTATCCTGCTGAGGAAATCAGTCGGATTTTCGGTGATCAATCCGATCGTTGA